In one Mauremys mutica isolate MM-2020 ecotype Southern chromosome 3, ASM2049712v1, whole genome shotgun sequence genomic region, the following are encoded:
- the COL10A1 gene encoding collagen alpha-1(X) chain: MQVQISFLLLLSLNIVHGGDGFFSERYQKQASMKGPHFLPFNVKSQGLQGRGEQGPPGLPGPAGPRGQPGPAGPPGYGNPGPQGPPGPPGPPGFSAVGKPGLPGLPGKPGERGLNGEKGDIGPAGLPGSRGPQGPPGIPGPAGISVAGKTGEQGPPGAQGPRGVPGEKGEAGIPGINGLKGENGYGVPGRPGDRGLPGPQGPPGPSGLAGIGKPGENGFPGQPGVKGDRGLPGAPGPAGIPGSQGLPGEPGAAGIGKLGANGPPGLPGIPGAKGLPGPPGMPGSPGLPGFGKPGLPGMKGHRGPEGLPGVPGIKGDEGPTGVPGEPGPSGPPGNMGPQGLRGIPGENGLPGPKGEAGPAGLAGYPGAKGDRGLPGLEGKPGYPGEQGLAGPKGPPGLPGPKGDNGHAGPPGLPGPMGAPGLKGAPGFNGEPGPRGPSGIPGIRGPIGPPGIPGFPGTKGEPGAPGLPGPAGIATKGLNGPMGPPGLPGPRGNNGEPGLPGPPGPPGPPGQAILPQMPDGYIKAGESQGLTGMPLMKAGVNQGLTGMPVSAFSAILSKAYPGATVPIKFDKILYNRQQHYDPRTGIFTCRIPGLYYFSYHVHVKGTNVWVALYKNGSPIMYTYDEYKKGYLDQASGSAVIDLMENDQVWLQLPNAESNGLYSSDYVHSSFSGFLFAHM, translated from the exons ATGCAGGTACAAATAtcctttctgctgctgctttctctgaACATTGTCCATGGCGGTGATGGTTTTTTTTCTGAACGATACCAAAAACAAGCCAGCATGAAGGGGCCACATTTCTTACCATTTAACGTAAAAAGTCAAG GTTTACAGGGAAGGGGAGAACAAGGACCTCCTGGTCTACCAGGTCCTGCTGGCCCAAGAGGACAACCAGGCCCAGCAGGGCCCCCAGGCTATGGAAACCCAGGTCCTCAAGGTCCACCAGGGCCCCCAGGCCCACCCGGATTTTCTGCTGTTGGAAAGCCAGGCTTACCAGGTTTACCAGGAAAACCAGGGGAGAGAGGATTAAATGGTGAAAAAGGAGACATTGGACCTGCTGGTCTCCCAGGATCAAGAGGGCCACAAGGGCCTCCTGGAATTCCTGGCCCTGCTGGAATCTCTGTTGCTGGCAAGACAGGAGAACAAGGGCCACCAGGAGCACAAGGGCCACGGGGTGTCCCCGGAGAAAAGGGTGAGGCAGGTATTCCTGGTATAAACGGACTAAAGGGAGAAAATGGATATGGAGTTCCAGGTCGCCCAGGAGACAGAGGGCTCCCAGGCCCCCaaggccccccaggaccctctggACTTGCTGGGATAGGGAAGCCTGGTGAAAATGGGTTTCCAGGTCAGCCAGGTGTGAAAGGTGATCGGGGTTTACCAGGTGCACCAGGACCAGCAGGAATCCCAGGTTCCCAAGGCCTTCCTGGGGAACCTGGAGCAGCAGGAATTGGAAAGCTTGGAGCAAATGGACCACCAGGATTGCCAGGGATTCCTGGAGCTAAAGGACTGCCTGGACCCCCGGGCATGCCTGGATCCCCAGGTCTTCCAGGGTTTGGAAAGCCAGGTTTGCCAGGGATGAAAGGACATAGAGGACCTGAAGGCCTTCCCGGTGTTCCAGGAATCAAAGGAGATGAAGGCCCAACTGGAGTTCCAGGAGAACCAGGGCCATCTGGACCACCTGGAAATATGGGTCCTCAAGGACTTAGAGGAATACCGGGTGAAAATGGCCTACCCGGGCCTAAAGGTGAAGCAGGACCTGCAGGCCTTGCAGGATACCCAGGAGCTAAAGGTGACAGAGGCCTACCAGGATTAGAAGGAAAACCAGGATATCCAGGAGAGCAGGGTCTTGCTGGTCCTAAAGGACCTCCAGGTTTACCAGGCCCAAAAGGGGACAATGGTCATGCAGGGCCACCTGGCCTACCTGGTCCAATGGGTGCACCAGGACTTAAAGGAGCACCAGGATTTAATGGTGAGCCAGGCCCAAGAGGACCTTCTGGAATACCTGGTATAAGAGGTCCAATTGGGCCACCAGGTATTCCAGGTTTTCCCGGCACTAaaggggagccaggggcaccaggATTACCCGGTCCAGCTGGCATTGCTACAAAAGGTTTAAATGGACCCATGGGGCCACCTGGGCTCCCAGGACCAAGAGGCAACAATGGAGAGCCTGGGTTACCAGGCCCTCCGGGTCCACCTGGTCCCCCTGGACAAGCAATACTCCCACAGATGCCAGATGGTTACATAAAAGCAGGAGAGAGTCAAGGCCTCACAGGAATGCCTCTTATGAAAGCAGGAGTAAATCAAGGTCTAACTGGAATGCCAGTGTCAGCTTTCTCTGCCATTCTCTCCAAAGCCTACCCTGGGGCCACTGTGCCCATCAAATTTGATAAAATCTTGTACAACAGACAGCAACATTATGACCCCAGAACAGGAATCTTCACATGTAGGATCCCAGGACTTTACTATTTTTCTTACCATGTACATGTAAAAGGAACAAATGTTTGGGTCGCACTCTATAAAAATGGCTCACCAATCATGTACACTTATGATGAGTACAAGAAAGGATACCTTGACCAAGCTTCTGGAAGTGCTGTCATTGATCTCATGGAAAACGATCAAGTCTGGTTGCAGTTGCCCAATGCAGAATCTAATGGCTTGTATTCCTCTGATTATGTTCACTCCTCTTTCTCAGGATTCTTGTTTGCTCATATGTGA